One Luteibacter aegosomaticola genomic window carries:
- a CDS encoding acyl-CoA dehydrogenase family protein encodes MDMHAALGQAGLSDDQAAYREAAREFALAELGPHAAHWDAESEFPREAIGKAGELGFCGLYVPEAAGGSGLARLDAAIVFEELAAVDPSTAAFISIHNMATWMLAAHASGVIRERWAPLLASGTRLASYCLTEPGAGSDAGSLRTRAVRDGDHYVLHGSKAFISGAGATDMLVVMARTGGDGPRGITAFAVPADTPGISYGRNEEKMGWHSQPTRSVTFDGARIPVDHRLGVEGEGFRIAMKGLDGGRLNIAACSLGAAQGALDAARRYMGERRQFGKKLADFQALQFKLADMATELVAARQMVHTAARKLDAGSHDATVWCAMAKRFATDAGFSICNDALQIHGGYGYVREYPVERLLRDCRVHQILEGTNEIMRVIVARHLLNTDEELR; translated from the coding sequence ATGGATATGCATGCCGCCCTCGGCCAGGCGGGGCTTAGTGACGACCAGGCGGCCTATCGGGAGGCCGCGCGGGAGTTCGCGCTGGCCGAACTTGGCCCTCACGCCGCGCACTGGGATGCCGAAAGCGAGTTCCCGCGCGAGGCGATCGGCAAGGCCGGCGAGCTGGGTTTCTGTGGCCTCTATGTGCCGGAGGCCGCCGGTGGTTCGGGGCTGGCGCGCCTGGATGCGGCCATTGTGTTCGAAGAGCTGGCGGCGGTGGATCCGTCGACGGCCGCGTTCATCAGCATCCACAACATGGCCACGTGGATGCTGGCGGCGCACGCTTCCGGTGTCATTCGTGAGCGCTGGGCACCGTTGCTTGCCAGCGGCACCCGCCTGGCGTCGTACTGCCTCACCGAGCCGGGTGCCGGTTCCGATGCCGGTTCGCTGCGCACGCGTGCCGTGCGCGACGGGGACCACTACGTCCTGCATGGCAGCAAGGCCTTTATCTCCGGTGCCGGCGCGACCGACATGCTGGTGGTCATGGCGCGCACCGGTGGCGATGGCCCCAGGGGTATCACCGCGTTTGCGGTGCCGGCTGACACGCCGGGTATCAGCTATGGCCGCAACGAAGAAAAGATGGGCTGGCATAGCCAGCCCACGCGCAGCGTGACGTTCGACGGCGCGCGCATTCCCGTTGACCATCGTCTGGGTGTAGAAGGCGAGGGCTTCCGCATCGCCATGAAGGGCCTTGATGGCGGCCGGCTCAATATCGCCGCCTGTTCACTGGGCGCGGCGCAGGGCGCGCTCGACGCCGCGCGCCGTTACATGGGCGAGCGCCGCCAGTTCGGCAAGAAGCTGGCCGATTTCCAGGCGCTGCAATTCAAGCTCGCCGACATGGCCACGGAACTGGTCGCCGCGCGCCAGATGGTGCACACCGCCGCGCGCAAGCTCGATGCGGGTAGCCATGACGCCACCGTGTGGTGCGCCATGGCCAAACGCTTCGCCACCGATGCGGGTTTCAGCATCTGCAACGACGCCCTCCAGATCCATGGCGGCTACGGCTACGTCCGCGAATACCCGGTCGAGCGCTTGCTGCGCGATTGCCGCGTGCACCAGATCCTGGAAGGCACGAACGAAATCATGCGCGTGATCGTGGCGCGCCACCTGCTCAACACTGACGAGGAATTGCGATGA
- a CDS encoding enoyl-CoA hydratase: MSDADTRWPGLHLAHEGHTAIITLTNPPAHTWTRESLTGLRDLVRTLDADRSVYALVITGDGEKFFSAGADLKQFADGDKAVAREAARRFGEAFEALSAFRGVSIAAINGYAMGGGLECALACDLRIAEAHAQMALPEASVGLLPCAGGTQNLARLVGEGWAKRMILLGERVDAATAERIGLVEATAPKGEGRALALAWAEKAAKQSPVSLAACKRLVQATRAQPLSTALVAEREAFVDLFDTADQREGVQAFLDKRAPEWTNA, translated from the coding sequence ATGAGTGACGCTGATACGCGCTGGCCGGGTCTGCATCTTGCCCACGAAGGGCATACCGCCATCATCACGCTCACCAACCCACCCGCGCATACGTGGACGCGCGAAAGCCTGACGGGCTTGCGTGACCTCGTCCGCACGCTGGACGCCGACCGGTCGGTGTACGCGCTGGTCATCACCGGCGACGGCGAGAAGTTCTTCTCGGCGGGCGCCGACCTGAAACAGTTCGCCGACGGCGACAAGGCCGTGGCCCGCGAGGCCGCACGGCGGTTCGGCGAAGCGTTTGAAGCGCTCTCGGCGTTCCGCGGCGTGAGCATCGCCGCCATCAACGGCTATGCGATGGGTGGCGGCCTGGAGTGCGCGTTGGCCTGTGACCTGCGCATCGCGGAAGCGCACGCACAAATGGCGTTACCCGAGGCGAGCGTCGGCCTGCTGCCCTGCGCCGGGGGCACCCAGAACCTCGCGCGCCTGGTGGGCGAAGGCTGGGCCAAACGCATGATCCTGCTTGGCGAGCGCGTGGATGCCGCGACCGCCGAACGCATCGGCCTGGTCGAGGCCACCGCGCCGAAGGGCGAGGGCAGGGCGCTGGCACTGGCGTGGGCGGAAAAGGCGGCGAAGCAAAGCCCTGTCAGCCTCGCCGCGTGCAAGCGGCTGGTCCAGGCCACGCGGGCACAGCCGTTGTCGACCGCGTTGGTCGCCGAGCGCGAAGCATTCGTTGACCTGTTCGATACGGCGGACCAGCGTGAGGGCGTGCAGGCCTTCCTCGACAAGCGTGCTCCCGAATGGACCAACGCATGA
- a CDS encoding enoyl-CoA hydratase/isomerase family protein gives MNAPASDVPNEAPVLFEERAAGAHRIGIATLNATRTLNGLSLEMARLLDEQLVTWASDPAIALVVLQGAGEKAFCAGGDLHSLHKAMQAYREAGHTDIRENAYVSEFFAVEYRLDYRIHTYAKPIVCWGHGVVMGGGMGLMAGASHRVVTERSKLAFPEITVGLYPDVGGSWLLHRVPLHAGLFLALTGAPLTAGDAIYANMADLHIASDQRDAVLAALTDSAWSADPARNASVVTDVLTRFATPAAPGPLQAHQASIATVASQPAFDDVVAGILAMDNDDPWLVTARETLRAGAPGSARLAFELQRCAADMSLADVFRQEYIVSLHCAAHGDFMEGIRALLIDKDRQPHWQPATLADASATWADAFFQSPWPPAQHPLAGLGVPPVSGVIPA, from the coding sequence ATGAACGCTCCCGCTAGCGACGTGCCGAACGAGGCGCCCGTACTTTTTGAAGAGCGCGCCGCGGGGGCGCACCGGATCGGCATCGCCACGCTCAACGCGACGCGCACGCTCAACGGCCTGTCGCTCGAGATGGCCCGCTTGCTCGACGAGCAGCTGGTGACGTGGGCTTCTGATCCGGCGATCGCATTGGTTGTGCTCCAGGGGGCTGGCGAGAAGGCTTTCTGCGCGGGTGGCGATTTGCACAGCCTGCATAAAGCCATGCAGGCGTATCGCGAAGCGGGCCACACCGATATCCGCGAGAACGCCTACGTCAGCGAATTCTTCGCCGTCGAGTACCGCCTCGACTACCGCATCCACACGTATGCCAAGCCCATCGTGTGCTGGGGGCACGGCGTCGTGATGGGTGGTGGCATGGGCCTGATGGCGGGGGCGAGCCATCGCGTCGTGACCGAGCGCTCGAAGCTGGCGTTCCCCGAGATCACCGTCGGCTTGTATCCGGACGTCGGTGGTAGCTGGCTGCTGCATCGCGTACCGCTGCATGCAGGCCTCTTTCTCGCACTGACGGGCGCGCCACTCACGGCGGGTGATGCTATCTACGCGAACATGGCCGACCTCCATATCGCGAGCGATCAGCGCGATGCCGTGCTGGCCGCGCTAACGGACTCCGCATGGAGCGCCGATCCTGCGCGAAACGCTTCCGTTGTGACCGATGTGTTGACGCGCTTCGCCACGCCCGCTGCACCGGGACCGCTTCAGGCCCATCAGGCAAGCATCGCCACGGTCGCGAGCCAGCCCGCGTTCGACGATGTGGTCGCAGGCATCCTCGCCATGGATAACGATGATCCGTGGCTAGTCACCGCCCGGGAGACGCTTCGCGCGGGTGCGCCGGGATCGGCACGCCTGGCGTTCGAATTGCAGCGCTGCGCGGCTGACATGTCGCTGGCCGACGTGTTCCGCCAGGAATACATCGTCTCGCTGCATTGCGCGGCCCACGGTGACTTCATGGAAGGCATCCGTGCGTTGCTCATCGACAAGGACCGGCAGCCGCATTGGCAGCCGGCCACGTTGGCAGATGCCTCCGCCACGTGGGCAGACGCCTTCTTCCAGTCGCCCTGGCCGCCCGCGCAGCACCCGCTCGCCGGCTTGGGCGTTCCCCCCGTTTCAGGAGTAATCCCCGCATGA
- the mmsB gene encoding 3-hydroxyisobutyrate dehydrogenase, translating to MTRIAFIGLGNMGGPMAANLLKAGHALRVFDLVPGAVAAAVAQGGVAATSARDALEGADVVISMLPASRHVEALYLGEQGILDAIPANALVIDCSTIAPAVAKKVSEAVTARGMAMLDAPVSGGTAGAAAGTLTFIVGGAEEALERARPLLGAMGRNIFHVGGSGAGQVAKLCNNMALGVIMAVTGEALALGAAHGLDPAVLSQMMAVSTGRSWATEVCNPWPGVLENAPASRGYTGGFGNDLMLKDLGLAAEAAMGVGAAIPLGELARNLYALNSKAGRGGLDFSSVIKLAAPGE from the coding sequence ATGACACGCATCGCATTCATCGGTCTGGGCAACATGGGCGGCCCCATGGCGGCGAACCTGCTGAAGGCGGGGCACGCGCTGCGCGTCTTCGACCTGGTGCCGGGGGCTGTCGCCGCCGCCGTAGCGCAGGGTGGCGTGGCCGCCACCAGCGCTCGCGATGCGCTGGAGGGTGCCGACGTCGTCATCTCGATGCTACCCGCCAGCCGCCATGTCGAAGCGCTGTATCTGGGCGAGCAAGGCATCCTCGACGCCATCCCCGCCAACGCGCTGGTGATCGACTGCAGCACGATCGCGCCCGCCGTAGCGAAGAAGGTGAGCGAGGCCGTCACCGCGCGCGGCATGGCTATGCTGGATGCGCCGGTCTCGGGCGGTACCGCCGGAGCCGCCGCAGGTACGCTGACCTTCATCGTCGGCGGCGCGGAGGAGGCGCTGGAACGTGCACGTCCGCTGCTGGGCGCGATGGGCCGGAATATCTTCCACGTGGGCGGTAGCGGCGCGGGGCAGGTGGCGAAGCTCTGCAACAACATGGCGCTGGGCGTCATCATGGCCGTCACCGGCGAGGCGCTGGCCCTGGGTGCCGCCCATGGCCTGGACCCCGCGGTGCTTTCGCAGATGATGGCCGTGAGCACCGGGCGCAGCTGGGCCACGGAAGTGTGCAACCCGTGGCCGGGGGTACTCGAAAACGCCCCGGCATCGCGCGGTTATACCGGCGGCTTCGGCAACGACCTCATGCTCAAGGATCTTGGCCTCGCCGCCGAGGCCGCGATGGGCGTGGGCGCGGCCATCCCGCTGGGCGAACTGGCACGCAATCTCTACGCGCTGAACAGCAAGGCGGGGCGCGGTGGGCTCGATTTCTCCAGCGTCATCAAGCTGGCTGCACCGGGCGAGTGA
- a CDS encoding LysR family transcriptional regulator encodes MLERGHLTILRAVEQQGSLTKAAEFLCLTQSALSHTMRKLERELGTELWLRQGRSMRLTQAGEYLLAAANRLLPQFELAETRLRQFAQGERGTLRIGMECHPCYQWLLKIVSPYLKAWPEVDVDVKQKFQFGGIGALFGHEIDLLVTPDPLYKTGLHYEPVFDYEQVLVVSQGHPLAGEPWLRPEQLSNEVLITYPVTLDRLDVYSQFLQPAGISPRKQKAIETTDIMMQMVASGRGVAALPRWLAEEYAAKMPLVALRLGKEGIAKQIHLGVRETELGTDYVTAFFELARAHGEASVAAPS; translated from the coding sequence ATGCTGGAACGCGGACACCTAACCATTCTTCGAGCCGTCGAGCAGCAGGGGTCTTTGACGAAGGCGGCTGAGTTCCTGTGCCTGACCCAGTCCGCACTGAGCCACACCATGCGCAAGCTGGAGCGGGAGTTGGGCACGGAACTATGGCTGCGCCAGGGCCGTTCGATGCGCCTGACGCAGGCGGGCGAGTACTTGCTCGCCGCCGCAAACCGTCTGCTTCCGCAGTTTGAACTGGCGGAAACGCGCCTGCGCCAGTTCGCCCAGGGAGAGCGCGGGACGCTCCGTATCGGCATGGAGTGCCACCCCTGCTACCAGTGGTTGCTGAAGATCGTGTCGCCGTACCTCAAGGCCTGGCCAGAGGTCGACGTCGACGTGAAGCAGAAATTCCAGTTCGGCGGCATCGGCGCGTTGTTCGGGCATGAAATCGATCTGCTCGTGACGCCCGACCCGTTGTACAAAACCGGGCTTCACTACGAGCCGGTGTTCGATTACGAACAGGTGCTGGTGGTTAGTCAGGGGCATCCGCTTGCGGGCGAGCCCTGGCTCCGGCCCGAGCAACTCTCCAACGAAGTGCTGATCACCTACCCGGTGACGCTGGATCGGCTGGACGTCTACAGCCAGTTCCTGCAGCCGGCGGGCATCAGCCCGCGGAAGCAAAAGGCCATCGAGACCACCGACATCATGATGCAGATGGTCGCCAGTGGCCGTGGCGTCGCGGCCCTGCCGCGCTGGCTTGCCGAGGAATACGCAGCAAAGATGCCTCTGGTGGCGCTACGCCTGGGTAAGGAAGGCATCGCCAAGCAGATCCACCTCGGCGTTCGCGAGACCGAACTGGGCACGGACTATGTCACCGCGTTCTTCGAACTGGCCCGGGCCCATGGAGAGGCTAGTGTTGCGGCCCCCTCATGA
- a CDS encoding GntR family transcriptional regulator, with amino-acid sequence MDSHLSSLPLYAQVEASIAADIASGALPVEGQLPPEDRLIAKYGVSRTTLRKAIENLVARRLVEIRRGSGTFVTRPQLRQELTELTGFAEDMIALGKSPSSKLLDKKVVEADEVVAERLRLLKGTSVYRITRLRVADGIAMSFDETYLPLDIGGKVVENDLDAEPIFALLEGKYDVPLLRADYELEATVASEPIASALGIAPGSPVFLIDRTTYSDADRPVDYERLYYRGDLIRFATRLQRRKPA; translated from the coding sequence ATGGATTCCCATCTCAGCAGCCTCCCGCTGTACGCACAGGTCGAGGCGTCGATAGCGGCAGACATCGCATCGGGCGCCTTGCCGGTTGAAGGGCAGCTCCCCCCGGAAGATCGACTGATCGCGAAATACGGTGTCAGCCGCACCACTCTCCGGAAAGCCATTGAGAACTTGGTTGCGCGGCGCCTGGTCGAGATACGGCGGGGTAGCGGCACCTTCGTCACCCGTCCCCAGCTTCGGCAAGAGCTGACCGAGCTGACGGGGTTTGCCGAAGACATGATCGCATTGGGCAAGAGCCCCAGCTCCAAACTGCTGGACAAGAAGGTGGTCGAAGCAGACGAGGTCGTCGCCGAGCGCCTGCGGCTTCTCAAAGGCACGTCCGTTTATCGCATCACCAGGCTGCGTGTTGCGGACGGTATCGCCATGTCGTTCGACGAGACGTACCTGCCGCTTGATATCGGTGGCAAGGTGGTCGAGAACGATCTGGACGCGGAGCCGATCTTCGCGCTGCTTGAGGGGAAATACGACGTGCCCCTGCTCCGTGCCGATTATGAGTTGGAGGCGACGGTGGCCAGCGAGCCCATCGCCTCGGCACTCGGCATTGCCCCTGGATCGCCCGTGTTCCTTATTGACCGAACGACGTACAGCGACGCGGACCGTCCCGTGGATTACGAGCGCCTCTACTACCGCGGCGACCTGATTCGGTTTGCGACCCGGCTACAGCGTCGAAAGCCTGCGTGA
- a CDS encoding sulfite exporter TauE/SafE family protein: protein MSSPVFLMLLAAFGASALGGVLGMASGIFIVPALTLFFGVDMHDAVGISLVSVIACSCATAAPFIKREWTNVRLAVVLETATTTGALCGVLLTGWLPVRLLQLLFVGVLGISARQMMVKRNDPVPEAASDRLTLATRLRLHDVYAEAGTDRPVAYRVGNVPVALVLMYVAGVLSALLGIGSGVLKIPAMDMALRMPIKASSATSNFMIGVTAATGACAYIARGDLNVTLAAPIALGSVLGALVGAKLLSALPADKLRLGFVGVLVAMMAMMAISAIRG, encoded by the coding sequence GTGAGCAGTCCCGTGTTTTTGATGCTTCTCGCCGCATTCGGGGCGAGCGCGCTAGGTGGCGTACTCGGCATGGCAAGCGGAATCTTCATCGTGCCTGCGCTGACATTGTTTTTTGGTGTCGATATGCATGACGCCGTGGGCATCAGCCTTGTGTCGGTCATTGCGTGTTCGTGTGCGACCGCCGCGCCCTTCATCAAACGCGAATGGACGAACGTGCGCCTTGCCGTCGTGCTCGAGACCGCGACAACGACCGGCGCCTTGTGCGGCGTGCTTCTGACCGGTTGGTTGCCCGTGCGGTTGCTGCAACTGCTCTTTGTCGGTGTGCTTGGCATTTCGGCTCGGCAGATGATGGTTAAGCGCAATGATCCCGTTCCTGAGGCCGCGTCCGATCGCTTAACCCTGGCAACCCGGCTGCGCTTGCACGATGTTTACGCGGAGGCCGGAACGGATCGACCCGTGGCCTACCGGGTGGGTAACGTACCCGTGGCACTGGTGCTCATGTACGTCGCCGGCGTGTTATCCGCATTACTCGGGATCGGCTCGGGCGTCCTCAAGATTCCCGCGATGGACATGGCGTTGCGCATGCCCATCAAGGCGTCGTCGGCGACATCCAACTTCATGATCGGTGTGACCGCCGCCACCGGCGCCTGCGCCTACATCGCTCGCGGGGATCTCAATGTCACGCTCGCTGCGCCCATCGCGCTCGGCTCCGTTCTGGGTGCCCTGGTCGGAGCGAAACTGCTCTCGGCGCTTCCCGCCGACAAGCTACGCCTGGGCTTCGTGGGTGTGCTGGTGGCCATGATGGCGATGATGGCGATCAGCGCCATTCGAGGATAG
- a CDS encoding DUF1634 domain-containing protein: MDGSKRGLAHLYWLGTCMATTVLLAGMVTGMADDRWSHQLSLIGIAMFSLLPVTRVAWTLVTFIRIKDYPYVACSAGVLLVIGAGVALEVWLPGLTPG, translated from the coding sequence ATGGACGGAAGCAAACGAGGCCTGGCGCATCTCTATTGGCTTGGCACCTGCATGGCCACGACCGTGCTGTTGGCGGGCATGGTGACGGGCATGGCTGACGATCGCTGGAGCCATCAGCTGTCCCTGATCGGAATCGCGATGTTTTCCTTGTTGCCGGTTACACGCGTGGCCTGGACACTTGTTACGTTCATTCGTATCAAGGACTACCCGTACGTCGCATGCTCGGCCGGCGTGCTGCTCGTGATCGGCGCAGGTGTCGCGTTGGAGGTTTGGCTGCCAGGCCTGACGCCTGGATAG
- a CDS encoding MarR family winged helix-turn-helix transcriptional regulator: MSDFAPTEARLQNTIKNYPAFPREPAVLVRLVKHIYKEVHDQANGVMKPYGLNHPEYNILMMLYGAPGHALNPSQLADAAGEKLANVTRLTTRLTDMGYIARAASEDDRRKVELTLTPAGIALIDSFLPDIIKLLHRQTRNLSVDEQGLLEGLLKKMLAGFGE; this comes from the coding sequence ATGAGTGACTTCGCCCCCACCGAAGCGCGGCTCCAGAACACGATCAAGAACTACCCCGCCTTCCCGCGGGAGCCGGCCGTGCTGGTCCGCCTGGTGAAGCACATCTATAAGGAAGTGCACGACCAGGCCAACGGCGTGATGAAGCCCTACGGTCTCAACCACCCTGAGTACAACATCCTGATGATGCTGTACGGGGCGCCGGGCCATGCGCTGAACCCCTCGCAGCTGGCCGATGCGGCGGGCGAGAAGCTGGCCAACGTCACCCGCCTGACCACCCGCCTGACCGATATGGGCTACATCGCCCGCGCGGCCAGCGAGGACGACCGCCGCAAGGTCGAGCTCACCCTCACGCCCGCCGGCATCGCCCTGATCGACAGTTTCCTGCCGGATATCATCAAGCTGCTGCACCGGCAGACGCGTAATCTCAGCGTCGATGAGCAGGGTCTGCTGGAAGGCCTGCTGAAGAAGATGCTGGCCGGGTTCGGGGAGTAA
- a CDS encoding FUSC family protein, which produces MSAVNPTAATPDTRQVVVETLREEASIWLFVLKTLIAFFGTGWLAMRFALPAPSTAMLTTIIVANRQSGMVLAKSFYRAIGTVGGATAAVAIVASFPQERDLFLLALSLWIGVCAGGATLYRNFKSYAFVLGGYTAAIVALPVIDNPPGVFDSAVARLSEVLLGLLVSGVVSDVVFPSRMRDVLRRSAREQFAHFVGFVRGATGGSIPREAMEKAHLRFVRDAVTLEDLRSSVIFEDAEARARSNHLRLFNQRFMAASTSFQSLHHLVNRLKRAKRELAADTLIHLYAPIGEALDVTIEAGMAARVLLPRLVEARTTMRARQPELRASLTDAQDLRDFDTGASLLMRFVDELHAYVDAAASLQAPGVIGGSAERVRFDRGNDWLGAGIATLRTTVTMLVLGTYWIASAWPLGSSAMLLATIFAGLFAATPNPTRVTWIVMLGYLSGMAVGFICEFFVLTQMDGYGLMVASIAPFLAIGLVMMMSRTLGSFGLGWAMGLAYILALKNPQTYDPVHFINDAIAQVVGLGAAAVSFVVIPPAIGSAWLRRRQLARLRGQVALAAEAPLPGLRHRFESVNHDLVSQVVAQTQPGGADSRALIAWALAVHETGRALIELRHDMARRDVPSTLLPYLQEALRTLARFYEKPDPAGYLLARDAVATAIASVGEHEGQAHLLEHLHLVRMALLDGESVLAAYMPSAPLAKEIVHAS; this is translated from the coding sequence ATGTCCGCCGTGAACCCCACCGCTGCCACTCCCGACACACGCCAGGTCGTGGTCGAGACCCTGCGCGAGGAGGCCTCGATCTGGCTCTTCGTGTTGAAGACGCTTATCGCGTTCTTCGGCACGGGCTGGCTGGCGATGCGCTTCGCGCTGCCGGCGCCGTCCACGGCGATGCTGACCACGATCATCGTGGCCAACCGCCAGTCGGGCATGGTGCTGGCGAAGAGCTTCTACCGTGCCATTGGTACCGTGGGTGGCGCGACAGCAGCAGTGGCTATCGTGGCGTCGTTCCCGCAAGAGCGCGATCTCTTCCTGCTCGCGCTGTCGTTGTGGATCGGCGTGTGTGCCGGTGGCGCCACGCTGTATCGCAACTTCAAGTCGTACGCCTTCGTGCTCGGTGGCTACACCGCGGCGATCGTGGCCTTGCCGGTCATCGACAACCCGCCGGGCGTGTTCGATTCCGCCGTGGCGCGTCTTTCCGAAGTGCTGCTCGGCCTGCTGGTGAGCGGCGTCGTCAGTGATGTGGTGTTCCCCAGCCGCATGCGCGATGTACTGCGCCGCTCGGCGCGCGAACAGTTCGCGCATTTCGTGGGCTTCGTGCGCGGCGCAACGGGCGGCTCGATCCCGCGCGAGGCGATGGAGAAGGCGCATTTGCGCTTTGTCCGCGATGCCGTGACGCTGGAAGATCTGCGCAGCTCGGTGATTTTCGAAGACGCCGAAGCGCGTGCACGCAGCAACCATCTGAGACTGTTCAATCAGCGCTTCATGGCGGCATCGACGAGCTTCCAATCGCTGCACCATCTGGTGAACCGCCTGAAGCGCGCGAAGCGTGAGCTCGCCGCGGATACGCTCATCCATCTCTATGCGCCGATCGGCGAAGCGCTCGACGTGACGATCGAAGCCGGCATGGCGGCACGCGTGCTGCTGCCGCGCCTGGTCGAGGCGCGCACAACGATGCGTGCGCGCCAGCCGGAACTGCGTGCTTCCTTGACCGACGCGCAGGACCTGCGCGATTTCGACACGGGCGCGTCGCTGCTGATGCGCTTTGTCGACGAACTGCACGCCTATGTTGATGCCGCTGCCTCGCTGCAAGCGCCCGGTGTCATCGGCGGCTCGGCTGAGCGCGTGCGTTTCGACCGCGGCAATGACTGGCTCGGTGCAGGCATTGCCACGCTGCGCACCACGGTGACCATGCTGGTGCTGGGCACCTACTGGATTGCGAGCGCCTGGCCGCTCGGCTCGAGCGCCATGCTGCTCGCCACGATCTTCGCCGGCCTGTTCGCCGCGACGCCCAACCCCACCCGGGTGACGTGGATCGTGATGCTGGGCTACCTCAGCGGCATGGCCGTCGGCTTCATCTGCGAATTCTTCGTGCTGACGCAGATGGATGGCTACGGCCTGATGGTGGCGAGCATCGCGCCGTTCCTGGCGATTGGCCTGGTCATGATGATGAGCCGTACGCTGGGTTCGTTCGGCCTCGGCTGGGCCATGGGTCTGGCCTACATCCTCGCGCTGAAGAATCCGCAGACGTACGACCCGGTGCACTTCATCAATGACGCGATCGCGCAGGTCGTTGGCCTGGGTGCCGCCGCGGTGTCGTTCGTCGTGATCCCGCCAGCCATCGGTAGCGCCTGGCTGCGCCGCCGCCAGCTGGCTCGCCTGCGCGGCCAGGTGGCCCTTGCTGCCGAAGCTCCGCTGCCGGGCCTGCGCCATCGCTTCGAGAGCGTGAACCACGATCTGGTGAGCCAGGTCGTCGCGCAGACCCAGCCGGGTGGCGCGGATTCGCGTGCGCTGATCGCCTGGGCGCTGGCGGTGCATGAGACCGGCCGCGCGCTGATCGAGCTGCGCCACGACATGGCCCGCCGCGACGTGCCGTCGACCCTGCTGCCGTACCTGCAGGAAGCGCTGCGCACGCTGGCGCGCTTCTACGAGAAGCCCGACCCGGCCGGTTACCTGCTGGCGCGCGATGCGGTGGCCACGGCCATCGCCAGCGTCGGCGAGCACGAGGGCCAGGCCCATCTGCTCGAACATCTACACCTGGTGCGCATGGCGCTGCTGGATGGCGAATCCGTCCTCGCCGCGTACATGCCTTCCGCCCCGCTTGCCAAGGAGATCGTCCATGCCTCGTGA
- a CDS encoding DUF1656 domain-containing protein has protein sequence MPREIALGDALVPGLLVLFVLALLALWLLDSLAGRFGLYRFVWHPPLFRLGVFVCVFGAFALFLI, from the coding sequence ATGCCTCGTGAGATTGCACTCGGCGACGCCCTGGTTCCCGGGCTGCTCGTCCTCTTTGTCCTGGCTTTGCTGGCCTTGTGGCTGCTTGATTCGCTGGCAGGCCGCTTCGGCCTTTACCGCTTCGTCTGGCACCCGCCGCTGTTCCGCCTGGGCGTGTTCGTTTGTGTCTTCGGCGCGTTTGCGCTGTTCCTTATCTGA